Genomic DNA from Streptococcus uberis:
ATGACTGAAAATGAAACTATTTTTTGGAATAGGATCTTGGAGTTAGCACAAAGTCAATTAAAACAAACCACGTATGAATTTTTTGTTTTAGATGCTCGTTTGGTTAAAGTTGAAAACCAAGTAGCTACCATTTATCTCGATCCAATGAAGGAACTGTTTTGGGAACAAAATTTAAAAGATGTTATTCTAACAGCAGGTTTTGAAGTTTTCAATGCCCACATCTCTGTTAACTACCAATTTGAAGATGATTTAGCTTCAGAAATTGAAGAAAGCACGTCTAATCATATTTTTTCTCGACAAACAATAAATTCACTTCCAGCAATTACCTCAGATTTAAATCCTAAGTATAGTTTTGATAATTTTATACAAGGTGATGAGAATAGATGGGCTGTAGCTGCGTCATTAGCAGTTGCCAATACTCCAGGTACCACTTATAATCCACTGTTTATTTGGGGAGGTCCTGGACTAGGAAAAACTCACTTATTAAATGCAATTGGTAATGCTGTTTTACTAGATAATCCAAAGGCGCGAGTTAAATACATTACAGCAGAAAATTTTATAAATGAATTTGTCATCCATATTCGCTTAGACACTATGGATGAACTAAAAGAAAAATTTCGAAATCTTGATTTGTTACTCATTGACGATATCCAATCTTTGGCAAAAAAAACATTGTTAGGAACTCAGGAAGAATTTTTCAATACATTTAATGCATTACACAATAATAATAAGCAAATTGTTTTAACGAGTGATCGGACACCAGATCATTTAAATGATTTAGAACAACGATTAGTAACGCGTTTCAAGTGGGGATTAACTGTCAATATTACTCCTCCAGATTTTGAAACACGAGTAGCTATTCTAACAAATAAAATTCAAGAGTATAATTTTACATTTCCTCAAGATACAATCGAATATCTTGCTGGACAATTTGATTCTAATGTCAGAGATCTTGAAGGTGCATTAAAAGATATTAGTTTAGTAGCAAACTTTAAAGAAATTGATAAAATTACAGTTGATATTGCTGCAGAAGCTATTAGGGCACGAAAACAAGATACTCCTAAAATGACAATTATCCCGATTGAAGAAATCCAAACACAGGTAGGAAAGTTTTATGGAGTAACTGTTAAAGAAATTAAAGCTACAAAAAGAACCCAAAATATCGTACTCGCTCGACAAGTAGCAATGTTTTTAGCGCGTGAAATGACAGATAATTCTCTTCCAAAAATAGGAAAAGAATTTGGTGGAAGGGATCATTCTACTGTTTTACATGCTTATAATAAAATCAAAAATATGATAATTGAAGATGAAAGTCTCCGTATTGAGATTGAGACGATAAAAAATAAAATTAAGTGATTGTGGATAAGTTTTAAAAATGGCAATCGTTTTTCCACAAGTTGTGAACAACCATTAATTCTTGATAAATATGGTCTTTAGAGACTTTTCCACCTTATACACAAGACCTACTACTACTACTAAATATTATACTTATAAAATAAAGGAGTTTCCATGATTCAATTTTCTATCAATCGTTCTCTATTTATCCAAGCATTAAATGCTACAAAAAGAGCGATTAGCAGTAAAAATGCTATTCCTGTCCTTTCAACAATAAAAATTGAAGTGAGTTCAACAGATATTACCTTAACAGGATCAAATGGACAAATCTCAATTGAAAATACAATTCCTGTTTCAAATGAAAATGCTGGCTTACTCATTACAGACACAGGATCAATACTTCTAGAAGCAAATTTCTTTATCAATATTATTTCTAGTTTGCCTGATGTTACCTTAGATTTTAAAGAGATTGAACAACATCAAGTAGTTTTAACAAGTGGTAAATCAGAAATTACTCTTAAAGGTAAAGATGTAGACCAATATCCTCGTTTACAAGAAGTATCAACAGACAATCCTCTTGTTTTAGAAACGAAATTGTTAAAATCACTGATTAATGAAACAGCATTCGCTGCTAGTACGCAAGAAAGCAGACCAATCTTAACAGGAGTTCATTTAACATTATCTAACCATAAAGATTTTAAAGCTGTAGCAACAGATTCACATAGAATGAGTCAGAGATTATTGGTATTAGATAAGGCTTCAACAGATTTCAATGTTGTTATTCCAAGTCGTTCTTTACGTGAATTTTCTTCAGTATTTACAGATGATATTGAAACAGTAGAAATTTTCTTTTCTCCTAGTCAAATTTTGTTTAGAAGCGAAAATATTTCTTTCTATACAAGGTTATTAGAAGGAAACTATCCAGACACAGATAGATTACTGATAAATCAGTTTGAAACTGAGGCAACATTTAATACTCAAGCACTTCGTCATGCAATGGAACGTGCCTTTCTTATTTCTAATGCAACCCAAAATGGTACTGTAAAATTAGAAATAAAAGAAAATACAATCAGTGCTCATGTTAATTCACCTGAAGTTGGTAAAGTAAATGAGGAGTTGGAAATTGTTGAAAAATCAGGAAGTGATTTGACAATATCATTTAATCCAACTTATCTGATTGAGGCATTAAAAGCTCTTAAAAGTGAAACAGTTAGAATTCGTTTTGTTTCTCCAGTTAGACCGTTTACCTTAACTCCAGGTGATGATGAAGAGGGATTTATTCAATTAATTACTCCTGTTAGAACGAATTAAACAAGAAAAAATAGGTCCTAAGGGACTTATTTTTGTTATGATAGTAACTACATAAAAGAATTAAGGAGTCATCATGTATCATCTAGGAACTATAGTAGAAATGAAAAAACCACACGCATGTGTGATTAAAGAAACTGGTAAAAAAGCTAATTCTTGGAAAATTGTTCGCCTAGGAGCTGATATTAAAATTCAATGTCAAAATTGTGATCATATTGTTATGATGAGTCGACATGATTTTGAACGGAAAATGAAAAAAATAATAGGGCAACCTGAAAATCTTTAAATTATAGCTCTTTTGTAGGTATTTGCAACTTTTAGTTGCTACAAAAAGTGCTGTTTTTAAGGGCTTAAAGAGATTATAATTAAGAAAAAAGAAAGCAGGTGATAAAATGACACCATTTTCAAGTCAACTTAAAATTCTTCGCCAAGCAAAAAATCTTTCTCAAGAAGCTTTAGCAGAACAACTCTTTATTTCACGACAAGCTATTTCGAAATGGGAAAATGGTGATGCAACTCCAGATTTAGAAAACTTAGTCAAACTTGCTGAAATTTTTAAAGTTAGTTTGGATGAATTGGTTTTAGGAAAAAAGATTGACTTTAATCAAGATGATGAAGAAGATGATGAGAATTTACACTTACTTACAAATCGTGAATATGTCCTAAATCCAGAGACAGGTAGATATGAGAAACGAGATGGTCTAACTATTTTGATAGACATAATATCCGAATATTGGTGGATAATCTTTTTTGCACCAATTTTGATTATGTTTATTAAGTTACTGATAAATTTATTTTAGCCTATCAATAGATAGGCAATTTTCTTTTTGTTTGTGCTATAATAATACTGATTGAAATTTTGAACGGAGAAAAATAACTTATGGCTTTAACAGCTGGTATTGTTGGATTACCTAATGTTGGTAAATCAACTCTTTTTAATGCAATAACTAAAGCAGGCGCAGAAGCTGCTAATTATCCTTTTGCAACGATTGATCCAAACGTTGGTATGGTTGAAGTACCAGATGAACGTCTTGATAAATTGACTGAGTTAATTATTCCTAAAAAAACAGTTCCGACAACTTTTGAATTTACTGATATTGCAGGAATTGTAAAGGGAGCTTCAAAAGGTGAAGGTCTAGGGAATAAATTCCTAGCTAATATTCGTGAAGTAGATGCTATTGTTCATGTGGTTCGTGCTTTTGATGACGAAAATGTCATGCGTGAACAAGGTCGTGATGATGCTTTTGTCGATCCAATGGCAGACATTGATACCATTAATCTAGAATTGATTTTAGCTGATTTAGATTCAATTAATAAACGTTATGCACGTGTAGAAAAAATGGCACGTACGCAAAAAGATAAAGATTCTGTCGCAGAGTTTAATGTTCTACAAAAAATTAAACCGGTTCTAGAAGATGGTAAATCAGCTAGAACAATTGAATTTACAGAAGATGAAGCAAAAATTGTAAAAGGACTCTTTCTCTTAACAACTAAACCTGTTTTATATGTTGCCAATGTCGATGAAGATCGAGTTGCTAATCCTGATGATATTAATTATGTGAAACAAATACGTGAATTTGCTCAGACAGAGAATGCAGAAGTAGTTGTTATTTCTGCGCGTGCTGAAGAAGAAATTTCAGAATTAGATGATGAGGATAAGGCAGAATTTTTAGAAGCTATTGGCTTAAAAGAATCAGGTGTAGACAAGTTAACACGTGCTGCTTATCATTTGCTTGGGTTAGGGACTTATTTTACTGCTGGTGAAAAAGAAGTTCGAGCATGGACCTTTAAACGTGGTATAAAAGCTCCTCAAGCAGCAGGCATTATTCACTCAGATTTTGAGAGAGGATTTATCAGAGCAGTAACAATGAGTTACGATGATCTAATTAAATATGGTAGTGAGAAGGCAGTTAAGGAAGCTGGTCGTCTTCGTGAAGAAGGTAAAGAATATATCGTTCAAGATGGCGATATCATGGAATTTAGATTTAATGTATAACGATAATAAAAATAGTTAAAAAGGTTGGAAGTTATTTCCAACCCTTTTGACGTTTATAGAAAGTGAGATAATATGGTAAAAATGATTGTAGGATTAGGCAATCCAGGTTCTAAATACGATAATACAAAACATAATATTGGATTCATGGCAATTGACACTATTGTAAAAAATCTTGACATTAACTTTACAGAAGAAAAAAATTTCAAAGCACTTGTGGGGTCAACTTTTATCAATCAGGAAAAAATATATTTTGTTAAACCAGTTACATTTATGAATAACAGTGGTATAGCTGTAAAGGCTTTATTAACTTACTATAATATTTCGATTCAGGATTTAATTGTGATATATGATGATTTAGATATGGAAGTTGGAAAAATTAGATTCAGGCAAAAAGGGTCTGCAGGTGGTCACAATGGGATAAAATCAATTATTTCACATATTGGGACACAGGAATTTGATCGAATTAAAATTGGTATTGGACGACCAAAACAAGGTATGACAGTTATTAATCATGTTTTAGGAAAATTTGATCAAGATGACGACATAACCATAAAAAACACTTTAAATAAGGTTGACAACGCTGTCAATTATTATTTACAAGTGAAAAATTTTGAAAAAACTATGCAAAAATACAACGGGTAAAAAATGGATATTTTAGAACTTTTTAGTCAAAGTCAAATAGCACAATCTTGGTATTCTGGTAGCATGACACTTGGTAGACAATTATTAATGGGATTATCAGGATCAAGTAAAGCATTAGCAATTGCAGCAAATTTTGAAAGTCAAGATGAGAAGTTAGTGGTAGTAACTTCCAGTCAAAATGAGTCTGAAAAATTGGCATCAGATTTATCAGCAATATTAGGAGAAGAATACATTTACCAATTTTTTTCAGATGATGTGGCAGCAGCTGAATTTATTTTCTCATCCTTAGATAAAACCATTTCACGAGTTGAGGCTATAAAATTTTTATTAGATGATACTGAAAAAGGTATTTTAATAACTAGTATTGTAGGATTAAGAGTACTCTTACCAAGCCCAAAAACTTTCTTGACGAGTTATTTATCTTTAAGTATTGGAAATGAATATAATCTTGACACAATTGTAAAACAATTAACAACTATGGGATATCATAAAGTTTCACAAGTACTTCATCCAGGGGAGTATAGTAAACGAGGTGATATTTTAGATGTATATGAAATCACTAAAGAAAACCCTTATCGTATTGAATTTTTTGGAGATGAAGTAGATGGAATTAGGGAATTTAACCTTGACACACAATTGTCACTTTCTACAGTGAATGAAATCGAAATTAGTCCAGCTAGCGATCTTATTTTAGAGAAAAACGATTTTATTAGAGGTATAAATAATTTAGAAAAAGCCTATAAAGTAGCAAATGATGACTTAAAAAAATACCTGTCCGAAATTATTTCAGTTTCCAAAAATGACTATTGTCATAAGGATATTAGAAAATTTATTTCATTATTTTATCAAGATAAATGGACATTAATGGATTATATCACTAAAGGAGTTCCAATATTCTTTGATGATTTTCAAAAAATTCTAGATAAAAATGCCAAATTTGATTTAGAAATTGCAAATTTATTGACAGATGATTTACAGTCAAGTAAAGCTATTCCTTCACTATCTTATTTTGATGATAATTACAAAAAAATTAGAAATTATAAACCTGCAACATTCTTTTCAAATTTCCATAAAGGTTTAGGAAATATTAAATTTGATAAAATTCATCAATTTACACAATATTCGATGCAGGAGTTTTTTAGTCAATTTCCTTTATTAATTGATGAAATTTCACGCTATCAAAAATCGAAATCTACAGTAATAATTCAAGTTGAGTCACAAAATTCCTACGATAGATTAATGAAAAATTTTTCAGAATATCATTTTTCTGCTCCACTAGTATCGTCAAATGAATTACAACGTCAGAAAATTCAAATTGTAATTGGAAGTCTTTCATCCGGATTTTATCTTGCTGATGAAAAAATAGCTTACATTACTGAACGTGAAATCTATCATAAAAAAATAAAACGTAAAGTTAGAAAATCGAATATTAGTAATGCTGAAAGATTAAAAGATTACAATGAGCTAGTTAAAGGGGACTATGTTGTTCATAATGTTCATGGAATTGGTAAATTTTTAGGAATAGAAACTATTCAGATCCACGGTATTCATAGAGATTATGTCACTATTCAATACCAAAATTCAGATACAATTTCTTTACCAGTTGAACAAATTGAATCACTATCTAAATATGTTTCTGCAGATGGAAAAGAGCCGAAAATTAATAAACTTAATGACGGACGTTTTCAAAAAACAAAACAAAAAGTAGCAAAACAAGTTGAAGATATTGCAGATGATTTACTAAAATTATATGCTGAGAGAAGTCAACAAAAAGGATTTTCCTTCTCAGCCGATGATGATTTACAAAAATCCTTTGATGATGATTTTCCTTATGTTGAAACTGAAGACCAGATTCGTTCTATTAGAGAAATTAAACAGGATATGGAAAGTAATCATCCTATGGATAGACTCCTCGTTGGTGATGTTGGATTTGGTAAAACTGAAGTTGCTATGAGGGCAGCATTTAAAGCTGTGAATGATCATAAACAAGTGGCAATTTTGGTCCCTACTACAGTATTAGCTCAACAACATTTTGAAAATTTTAAAGAAAGATTTGAAAACTATCCTATTGAGATTGATGTATTAAGCCGTTTCAGAAGTAAAAAAGAACAGGGTGATACCTTAGAAAAACTAAAAAAAGGACAAGTTGATATTATTATTGGAACACATCGACTTCTTTCTAAAGATGTTCAATTTTCAGATTTGGGCTTGATTGTTATTGATGAAGAACAAAGATTTGGTGTAAAACATAAAGAAAAATTAAAAGAATTAAAAACGAAAGTTGATGTCCTCACACTAACAGCAACTCCTATACCAAGAACGCTTCACATGTCAATGCTAGGAATACGCGATCTATCAGTTATTGAAACCCCACCAACAAACCGCTATCCTGTCCAAACTTATGTGTTGGAAACGAATCCTGGTTTAGTAAGAGAAGCAATTATAAGAGAGATGGATCGCGGTGGTCAATGTTTTTATGTTTATAATAAAGTTGATTCTATCGATAAGAAGGTTTCTGAACTTCAAGAACTTGTACCAGAGGCTTCAATTGGATTTGTTCATGGACAAATGAGTGAAATTCAATTAGAAAATACGTTGATTGATTTTATTAATGGTGATTACGATGTTTTGGTTGCTAC
This window encodes:
- the mfd gene encoding transcription-repair coupling factor — translated: MDILELFSQSQIAQSWYSGSMTLGRQLLMGLSGSSKALAIAANFESQDEKLVVVTSSQNESEKLASDLSAILGEEYIYQFFSDDVAAAEFIFSSLDKTISRVEAIKFLLDDTEKGILITSIVGLRVLLPSPKTFLTSYLSLSIGNEYNLDTIVKQLTTMGYHKVSQVLHPGEYSKRGDILDVYEITKENPYRIEFFGDEVDGIREFNLDTQLSLSTVNEIEISPASDLILEKNDFIRGINNLEKAYKVANDDLKKYLSEIISVSKNDYCHKDIRKFISLFYQDKWTLMDYITKGVPIFFDDFQKILDKNAKFDLEIANLLTDDLQSSKAIPSLSYFDDNYKKIRNYKPATFFSNFHKGLGNIKFDKIHQFTQYSMQEFFSQFPLLIDEISRYQKSKSTVIIQVESQNSYDRLMKNFSEYHFSAPLVSSNELQRQKIQIVIGSLSSGFYLADEKIAYITEREIYHKKIKRKVRKSNISNAERLKDYNELVKGDYVVHNVHGIGKFLGIETIQIHGIHRDYVTIQYQNSDTISLPVEQIESLSKYVSADGKEPKINKLNDGRFQKTKQKVAKQVEDIADDLLKLYAERSQQKGFSFSADDDLQKSFDDDFPYVETEDQIRSIREIKQDMESNHPMDRLLVGDVGFGKTEVAMRAAFKAVNDHKQVAILVPTTVLAQQHFENFKERFENYPIEIDVLSRFRSKKEQGDTLEKLKKGQVDIIIGTHRLLSKDVQFSDLGLIVIDEEQRFGVKHKEKLKELKTKVDVLTLTATPIPRTLHMSMLGIRDLSVIETPPTNRYPVQTYVLETNPGLVREAIIREMDRGGQCFYVYNKVDSIDKKVSELQELVPEASIGFVHGQMSEIQLENTLIDFINGDYDVLVATTIIETGVDISNVNTLFVENADHMGLSTLYQLRGRVGRSNRIAYAYLMYRPDKVLTEVSEKRLEAIKGFTELGSGFKIAMRDLSIRGAGNILGASQSGFIDSVGFEMYSQLLEDAIAKRQGKTFVRQKGNSEINLQIDAYLPQNYMSDERQKIEIYKRIREIDDREDYLQLQDEIIDRFGEYPDQVAYLLEIGLLKSYMDQAFVELVERKDKIITIKFEKASLKYYFTQDYFEALSKTNLKAKIAENNGKIDIIFDIRNKKDHEILEELMLFGEMLSDIKKRKNIKSN
- the ychF gene encoding redox-regulated ATPase YchF is translated as MALTAGIVGLPNVGKSTLFNAITKAGAEAANYPFATIDPNVGMVEVPDERLDKLTELIIPKKTVPTTFEFTDIAGIVKGASKGEGLGNKFLANIREVDAIVHVVRAFDDENVMREQGRDDAFVDPMADIDTINLELILADLDSINKRYARVEKMARTQKDKDSVAEFNVLQKIKPVLEDGKSARTIEFTEDEAKIVKGLFLLTTKPVLYVANVDEDRVANPDDINYVKQIREFAQTENAEVVVISARAEEEISELDDEDKAEFLEAIGLKESGVDKLTRAAYHLLGLGTYFTAGEKEVRAWTFKRGIKAPQAAGIIHSDFERGFIRAVTMSYDDLIKYGSEKAVKEAGRLREEGKEYIVQDGDIMEFRFNV
- a CDS encoding helix-turn-helix domain-containing protein encodes the protein MTPFSSQLKILRQAKNLSQEALAEQLFISRQAISKWENGDATPDLENLVKLAEIFKVSLDELVLGKKIDFNQDDEEDDENLHLLTNREYVLNPETGRYEKRDGLTILIDIISEYWWIIFFAPILIMFIKLLINLF
- the pth gene encoding aminoacyl-tRNA hydrolase; amino-acid sequence: MVKMIVGLGNPGSKYDNTKHNIGFMAIDTIVKNLDINFTEEKNFKALVGSTFINQEKIYFVKPVTFMNNSGIAVKALLTYYNISIQDLIVIYDDLDMEVGKIRFRQKGSAGGHNGIKSIISHIGTQEFDRIKIGIGRPKQGMTVINHVLGKFDQDDDITIKNTLNKVDNAVNYYLQVKNFEKTMQKYNG
- the dnaA gene encoding chromosomal replication initiator protein DnaA is translated as MTENETIFWNRILELAQSQLKQTTYEFFVLDARLVKVENQVATIYLDPMKELFWEQNLKDVILTAGFEVFNAHISVNYQFEDDLASEIEESTSNHIFSRQTINSLPAITSDLNPKYSFDNFIQGDENRWAVAASLAVANTPGTTYNPLFIWGGPGLGKTHLLNAIGNAVLLDNPKARVKYITAENFINEFVIHIRLDTMDELKEKFRNLDLLLIDDIQSLAKKTLLGTQEEFFNTFNALHNNNKQIVLTSDRTPDHLNDLEQRLVTRFKWGLTVNITPPDFETRVAILTNKIQEYNFTFPQDTIEYLAGQFDSNVRDLEGALKDISLVANFKEIDKITVDIAAEAIRARKQDTPKMTIIPIEEIQTQVGKFYGVTVKEIKATKRTQNIVLARQVAMFLAREMTDNSLPKIGKEFGGRDHSTVLHAYNKIKNMIIEDESLRIEIETIKNKIK
- a CDS encoding DUF951 domain-containing protein, with amino-acid sequence MYHLGTIVEMKKPHACVIKETGKKANSWKIVRLGADIKIQCQNCDHIVMMSRHDFERKMKKIIGQPENL
- the dnaN gene encoding DNA polymerase III subunit beta — its product is MIQFSINRSLFIQALNATKRAISSKNAIPVLSTIKIEVSSTDITLTGSNGQISIENTIPVSNENAGLLITDTGSILLEANFFINIISSLPDVTLDFKEIEQHQVVLTSGKSEITLKGKDVDQYPRLQEVSTDNPLVLETKLLKSLINETAFAASTQESRPILTGVHLTLSNHKDFKAVATDSHRMSQRLLVLDKASTDFNVVIPSRSLREFSSVFTDDIETVEIFFSPSQILFRSENISFYTRLLEGNYPDTDRLLINQFETEATFNTQALRHAMERAFLISNATQNGTVKLEIKENTISAHVNSPEVGKVNEELEIVEKSGSDLTISFNPTYLIEALKALKSETVRIRFVSPVRPFTLTPGDDEEGFIQLITPVRTN